GTTTGCCGAGGAATTCGATTCGGGACTGACCATCCGGCAAATCCGCGGCATGGAAGGCGTCCGTGTCCGGGACGCCTACGCCAGGGCCGCTCGGGAGAGCGGTGTTCCCTGGTCGGGCCGAAGCTATCGACGCGACCAGTGGAGCAGTTCGGACCCTGTGAATCGGGCGTTATCCGCCGCCAACGCATGTCTGTACGGCATCTGCCATGCGGCCATTGTGTCCGCCGGGTTCTCGCCGGCGCTCGGTTTCGTCCACACCGGGAAGATGCTGTCATTCGTGTATGATGTCGCCGATCTCTACAAGGCGGAAATTACCATTCCGGCGGCGTTTCGCGCGGCGGCCGAGGACAAAGAGGGGCTGGAACGACGGGTGCGTCTCTCATGCCGCGACGGATTTTCATCGACCCGACTTCTGTCAAGGATTGTTCCCGATATCCAGACGGCCCTGATGTTGCCAAAACGAGGAACGGCCGATGACGGTGCGCCTTTCGACGGGGACGCGGCCGCTCCGGGCTCATTGTGGGATCCGGATGAGGGAGAGGTGGAAGGCGGGTGCGTCCATCCACTGGAAGCGGATACAACGGAGTCTGATGATGGTGGTGATGATTCTTGAACGTGTGCCGCCTGGGTTGCGAGGTGAATTGACACGGTGGTTTCTGGAACCCAAGGCAGGGGTATTCGTGGGCAGGGTTTCGGCCAGGGTGCGCGACAGACTCTGGGATAAAGCCTGCGGGCAAGCCGGGGAGGGTGGCTGTGTGATGGTTCATTCGAGCGACAATGAACAGGGGTTTCGGATTCGTAATTGGGGGAAAACGGCGCGGTCCATAGAAGACTTCGAAGGGCTTTTTCTCGTTCGGATGCCGTAAGTACGGGCTTTTTTTTAGTGTCGTCCCCACGCATGTGGGGGTGAACCGCGATTACCTCGGGCCGGTTTTCCCCAACCCATGTCGTCCCCACGCGTGTGGGGGTG
This window of the Deltaproteobacteria bacterium genome carries:
- the cas1e gene encoding type I-E CRISPR-associated endonuclease Cas1, coding for MRVQDLHVLPKFSDGWSYLYVEHCRIDQDARAVAVHDEAGKVPVPCANLALLMLGPGVSITHAAVSVLTDHGCLVAWCGEEGVRFYAVGMGETRSAANFLHQARAWADADLRMQVVRRLYQLRFAEEFDSGLTIRQIRGMEGVRVRDAYARAARESGVPWSGRSYRRDQWSSSDPVNRALSAANACLYGICHAAIVSAGFSPALGFVHTGKMLSFVYDVADLYKAEITIPAAFRAAAEDKEGLERRVRLSCRDGFSSTRLLSRIVPDIQTALMLPKRGTADDGAPFDGDAAAPGSLWDPDEGEVEGGCVHPLEADTTESDDGGDDS
- the cas2e gene encoding type I-E CRISPR-associated endoribonuclease Cas2, with translation MVVMILERVPPGLRGELTRWFLEPKAGVFVGRVSARVRDRLWDKACGQAGEGGCVMVHSSDNEQGFRIRNWGKTARSIEDFEGLFLVRMP